The Lycium barbarum isolate Lr01 chromosome 10, ASM1917538v2, whole genome shotgun sequence genome includes a region encoding these proteins:
- the LOC132615073 gene encoding thioredoxin H-type 1-like — translation MYSFSLMYVMKFEIVTFPILYKVSLLGLVIHFEFSEFQKFGRMASSSAQGQVIGCHNNEEWTAHIQTNKLVVVDFTACWCGSSRYIAPFFDGIAKKMSHVIFLKVDIDELTTVAQQYKVETTPTFLFLKDGNEVDRVVGAKREELNETIAKHLPS, via the exons ATGTATTCTTTTTCATTGATGTATGTAATGAAGTTTGAAATAGTTACTTTCCCCATCCTATATAAAGTCTCTTTGTTAGGTTTGGTTATTCATTTTGAATTTTCTGAGTTCCAAAAGTTTGGGAGGATGGCTAGTTCATCTGCCCAGGGACAAGTGATTGGCTGCCACAATAATGAGGAGTGGACGGCGCATATCCAGACTAACAAATTG GTGGTGGTTGATTTTACTGCTTGCTGGTGCGGCTCTTCCCGTTATATTGCCCCATTTTTTGACGGCATTGCTAAGAAGATGTCGCATGTTATATTCCTCAAGGTTGATATTGATGAACTTACG ACAGTTGCACAACAATATAAAGTGGAGACAACACCAACGTTTTTGTTCCTTAAAGATGGGAACGAAGTGGATAGGGTTGTTGGTGCCAAGAGAGAGGAGTTGAATGAGACCATAGCGAAACATCTTCCATCTTAA
- the LOC132612756 gene encoding thioredoxin H-type 1-like — translation MYSFSLMYVMKFEIVTFPILYKVSLLGLVIHFEFSEFQKFGRMASSSAQGQVIGCHNNEEWTAHIQTNKLVVVDFTACWCSSSRYIAPFFDGIAKKMPHVIFLKVDIDELTTVAQQYKVETTSTFLFLKDGNEVDRVVGAKREELNETIAKHFPS, via the exons ATGTATTCTTTTTCATTGATGTATGTAATGAAGTTTGAAATAGTTACTTTCCCCATCCTATATAAAGTCTCTTTGTTAGGTTTGGTTATTCATTTTGAATTTTCTGAGTTCCAAAAGTTTGGGAGGATGGCTAGTTCATCTGCCCAGGGACAAGTGATCGGCTGCCACAATAATGAGGAGTGGACGGCGCATATCCAGACTAACAAATTG GTGGTGGTTGATTTTACTGCTTGCTGGTGCAGCTCTTCCCGTTATATTGCCCCATTTTTTGATGGCATTGCTAAGAAGATGCCGCATGTTATATTCCTCAAGGTTGATATTGATGAACTTACG ACAGTTGCACAACAATATAAAGTGGAGACAACATCAACGTTTTTGTTCCTTAAAGATGGGAATGAAGTGGATAGGGTTGTTGGTGCCAAGAGAGAGGAGTTGAATGAGACCATAGCGAAACATTTTCCATCTTAA